The Silene latifolia isolate original U9 population chromosome Y, ASM4854445v1, whole genome shotgun sequence sequence CACACAAAATAAAGAGATACGGTGATAAAGGATCTCCTTGTCGAAGACCCCTACCTGGCCGAAATTCGTCGATAGCAGCCCATTAATACTGACAACATACGAGACAGATTCAACACACACCATGACTCTATCCACCCACCGCCTATCGAATCCCATATCGTCCAGAACCGACTTCAAAAAACCCATTCCACCCTATCATAAGCTTTTGCCATATCAAGCTTCAGAGCCATATGACCACCCCCACTTCGAGAATTCTTTATATAGTGAAACACCTCAAAAGCAACTAGAACATTATCAGAAATTAATCGCCCTGGAGTAAAAGCACTCTGATTCTCCGATACAATATCTCCTAAAAACACCTTTAATCTATTAGCTAAAACCTTAGAGATCAACTTATATATAACAGTATAAAGGCTAATTGGTCTGAAATCCATCATCTTATCCGGGGCCTTCTTTTTTGGTATAAGaacaatattagttttattaactCCATCCGGAATAGGTCCCCCATTAAGCACTCCTAAAACCGTCCTCACCACAGCCTTACCAAATATATGCCAATCTGTTTGATAAAAGAGTCCATTCATACCATCTAGCCCTGGAGCCTTGAGTGGTAGTGCCACGACCACCTCTTATTCGCTATAATCACATCGAAGGCCCTCATTCATTTGTTGCGTTACATGCCCCTCCACGCCTATTAAAATATCAGCAAAGTTCGACGGTCTCGAGCTTGTAAACAGATTAGAAAAATAGGACACAGCACATCGAGTCATAGCATAGCTACTCTCATAAACTCTACCATTCTCATCAACAAGCTTTGATACATTGTTCTTCTCCTTCCTCTGACTTGCTCTTATGTGAAAGAATTTTGTATTACGATCTCCGTCACGTAACCATAGAGCCCTGGACCGTTGTTTCCAAAAGAGTTCCTCCTGTCGAAGCAATAGTGCTATTTCTTTAACGAGCTTACGCCGTCCCATCACCAGCTGTTCAGACCTCCCTCCTTCGTTCATTCGTTTAAGTCGATCCTTTTTTTCTTAATATCCCGTGCGATCTTGCCAACACTTACTCCTTTCCATGCCTGAATTTCTGCTGCACATTTATTAATAGTATTCAATAAATCCCCATCATCATATTCCCAAGCTCGCCTTACCGCCTCTTCGCAACCATCCTCCCCTACCCAAATCTGATCAAACCTAAACAACTTTGATCTCATTTGTACCTCTTCACACCGCTTATTCAGTAAGACCTTAATTGGTGCGTTGTCCGACCACTCTCTATCCAAATGGTAGAGTTTAGCAAAAGGGTATAAATCCAGCCACGAACCTGTTATCATCGCCCTATCAATTCTACTCTGTCTATTAGCCTCCCCGGCTTGGCCATTATCAAAAGTAAAAGCATAACCTTCCATAGGAAGGTCCCTTAATCCACATTCATCCACTGCATCTCGGAAATTATTCATCTGCCACTGTAACCGCTCCCCTCCCTTCATCTCGTTAGCAAAAAGTACTTCATTATAATCACCAATACACAGCCAAGGACTGCTAATCTCCCTCGTTAATAACCTAATTTGTTGCCAAGATAAATGACGGCCTTGTAATGCAGGACACCCATAAAATCCCGTAAGTCTCCATGCCTTACCCTCCAACTCAACATCAACATCAATATAATGAACTGTAGCTGATCGAAAATTACATTTAACCTCCACCTTCCACATCACCGCTAACCCACCCGACCTGCCCACACTATCGACCTCATACCCCATATAACCACCCAAATGATCTCTAACCTTTCGCATATCACGACAATTAAGTTTAGTTTCACATAAAAATATAATAGTCGGGGCCTCCCGTCGGACAAGGTTCCGAAGACCGCTAACTGCATCGGGGTTGCCCAACCCTCTACAGTTAAGACATATGATActcattgggcccggcggggttgatTAGTCTCAACCTCCGCCTTAGATATCATCACATCCCTGTGAAAATTAGCCTTTTTCTGTACCAAGTCACAACCATTACCATCCTCCTCCCGCATCCTTTTCTGATTTTCATTGATATTTATTGTCTTCTGAACTTGCATCTCATTCCCAATGCATACGCTCCGTGTCCACAACCCTCCCCCATTATCCACTTTGTCCATTGCACATCGCCTCAACACCCCAGTCATCCTACACCCATCAGTTTCACCATCCACACCAGTCTGCACCAAACCCACCTGCCCGCCTTCCTCACACCTTCCCATACCCACAGCTTCATTGTTCTGCATATTACCCTCCTCCACTTCAACCCGCACCAACCTATCCTCCTCATTATCCTCCCCCACTTCCTCCTCCAACACACTACAGATCCCTTCAGCAGCAACCCTCTGCTTTTGCTTCAATTTATTCGATATAGCGAATTGTTGCAGCTTCTCGATCATCTCTTTTTCACACCTGCGATATCCTCAAACGCTGGCCTCAAATCCCGTCCACCTCTACTACCTTGTGCCACGCCAACCACCCCTCTTCTCCTTGGTGATGCCCTCAACTCATCCCCGTATGATTATGTGTAAGCCCTAATATTATATTTGAAGGAATATAATTTGGATGATCTTAGCTCTCACTACTAGAATCCCTTAGATAACCGATTGAAAAAAAACGACTGTATAAAAATTGGACGGTAAATGTAATCATCGACCATATTTACCGAACGACAGTTGTAGATGGTAAGTTCGTATATGTTAAATCCCGCGCACCATTTTACTATACTATATCCCGCACATTTTACCCCTTGTTTCCATCACTACccttcattaaaaaaaaaaaaagagctctCTCCACCCCCTCATCATCCCGGACCACCGATCAGCCATCCTCCATCACCACTCCGCGCCAGCCCTAACCACCAACCTCCGCCCTGTCCAACCATCCATCGAAAGATTGGAGTCAACACACTGCAAATGAACAAAATGTTAAATCCCTTTTCCCCAATTATCAATCGGTTTTCACTACCCATTCCTCAATCACCGTTCACCCATCCCCTATTTCTGACGACTTTCCATCATCATTCATCCCCGTCGTCGTTCATACTTTGTCACCGACGACCCAAACGCTCTTCACCATCGCTATTTACCGATAACCGTTCACCCTCCGTCACCGACGACTCCATCGCCCTTTACCCGGCCATTTCCGTTCATACTCCATCGTCGACGACCCAATCAGCGTTCACACATCCTATTCGTGACGGCCCAGATGAAATCCCATGATTTCATGGTACTAAACTTGCAGATCGTGGTTTTTTAAGGATTTCTTAGGTTTTCTCTCTCATAGTCTCTCATGATGTGCGGGTAATGAGAGAGGTAAAATcggaaaaaatggaaaaaatgtGTAATGTTTAGTAATTTGTTGTGTTGGATTTAGCAAGTCCCTTAAATAATCGGCCACTAATTAGATTTACCGACTGATTTTAGTCTTACCGATATTTGATATATATCGGACGGTAACGTGTGATGTTAATTCAATATAATTGCCAAGAAGTGGACCATCTGAGATATGTGCTAAATAGATGACATATGATGAATTTGGCAAATTCTGTTATGTGTTTATGCTTTATTGTAAAAAAACAAGCTCATATTATGTTATTCTTCACTACCTAAGAATATATTCAGTAGAGTCTTTTGTTTAATCTTAAAGGGCAAAATAACAAGAAAATTTTGCCAAAAGAAGAgcatctacatagtataaaagatgAGTTTTTAAAAGGATTCCTATTGGctgttataatttttttttttctgacgTGGGGACCGCCATGATCTCTACATAATTAATTACACTCTTCTTTACCATCTTAATTTTATTTACTTAAGATTACATTTACACAAAATCATACATTATACAATTacacattaataaattacaattacgaaaaattaataaaattttcaaataatCGTCCTCCTACTTCTAACCTGAACAAATAAAATGTGAGCAATGCATATTGATTAATCATCCGGAATGAGTAGTTGAATTCATTgtgtaaataaaaaaaatcagTATAACTATTATATTCCAACATCACAAATACAGAGTATATTATTTCTtaacattttaacaacaaaatataTTGATATGTCATTTTTTTAAATATTCGTACATAAACAATATAGTAGAGATAGATAAAAAAATTCGTAGAAAATAGATTACTCCGTAAGAGAGTTTTTTTTTAAATCGAAAATATATAAACTTTCAAATAAATTAAAGCAAATAAAAAAAGAACTAAATATAACATAACCAGTATAATACAAGTAGATTTGAAAAAGTTCCCGTTCCAAATCGAAAAAAatataaactttaaaataaatacaaagaaatataaaaaggaggaaataTAAGTTTCGTATCATACTTACAAGAAGTTCTTCTGATTATTCACTTTAATTAGCTTTAATGTTAAAAGTCAAATCCTTTAAATTTGAATGAGATGAATATATGGAAAAATACTTAAAAAACATAGATAACTAAAGACAACAATATTTAAATAACTTTTTAAAAAGGTCTGAAAGACATCATAATTATTCATAATAATTGAAGAatagtgaaaaaaaaaacaaaaaaaaaaggaaaaacagtGAACTActgtaaaaaaaataacaatactgcatggaagaaaaagaaatcaattttaaAGAAATCAATAGTCGGAAATACATAAAGATCGATCTTTTTGTATCATACATATAATTTCGATAATTGACTGCAAATGTCGTTATATGAGGTGTGAAGTAAATTTTGAGGGCAGATTTGATGTGAGAGATTTTTCAATCGGAACTTGAAGGGAATAGAAAGAGGCCTCCAAGTGAGAATGAGGGTATAAGATGATATTGAGAGtggacggattttcatttttatttaataATTGAGGGGAGTTGGAGAGATGATGGAGGTGACGGTGGTAGTGAGCCAGGGAGATATTAGACTCTCATGCTTTGGAAAAgcatattttgaaaaaaaatactACTCACATATATAACTTACGTGCAATGTCCCAGAGCGCACCAACTAGGGTGATATCCCCGTGATAGTGGTTCGAAGCAACGACTGATAGATTGAATCGATTATTTTAATTACACTAATGATGAAAACCATTGTCGTAGATGAAAACTATTTTTTCtttaattatacgtacgttatATGTTGGTTAGTTACGTTAATGATGAAAAACCGTATTATGTCATCAAAATGAAGACCGCTACTGAAATTATGAAATTATATTACGTCAAATCTTGTTTTAATGTTACGGCATTGCACATTTAATAACACTCATTTATATGATCATGTATCAATAATAACATCTgttattacgacccgtgcatttttttgcacgggtttaaaactactTAGTTAAGTAAAAGTAGGTGATCATTGAACaagattaattaaaaaaatactcTCTCTAATCATAGGTTTTGAGTTTTGGCTACGAAAATTTTTGCCATTTAAATAGTTATCGGTTGTTGTGGAATATAGAGTCTGTTAGGAAGTTAGTTAGATATAACTAACTTGATTATACTTCACCTAACAaactagtataaatactccaACGCTGTAACACATTGTTAATTAATTCAGAATATTCAGATTTActtctctctcttcttcttcctctcatctctcttatattcatcatcatcattacagTTTAATCACCATGATCTGATTTCACTATAGTTCATATGGTATCAGTGGTATCAATCCTAAAAACGCTTCCGCAAACATAAACAAACATATTCATTGATAAATCTTTGAATCTTTATCTTCATATATTCATCACAAATCCAATAATCATCAATCAAATATGTCTCAACCTGAACCAGATTCTCTTTTTTCTCCGCTTGATGATCCTCTATTCTTGTCTCATACTGACCAGCCTGGATTGAAGCTTTCAGAAACAGTCTTTGATGGCTCTAATTTTTGCCATTGGCAGCGCGAGATCATTCAGGCTCTGCTTTCCAAGAAAAAAATTGGTTTTATTTCTGGAGAATGCATGCTTCCTGAGAAAACTGATAAGAGGTATAACGCCTGGATTCGTTGTGATATTTTTGTCTCTCGTTGGATTAAAAATTCTATGATCAAAACTTTACAAGATAATTTTCAATATACTCAGTCTTCTAAGCATCTGTGGTCTGAGTTAGTTGAACGATTTGGGCAATTGAATGTTCTTGAATTGTATCAGTTAAAGACAGAACTCGCCAATGTTAAACAAGAAAATGCCTCCTTGATAGATTACTATAGTAAGATTAAGGGTCTATGGGAGAACATAGATCATATGGATCCCGTCCCTCAATGTATTTGTGGCATCATAACTAAGTGTACATGTAATCTGTTGAAGAGATTGGTTGAAAGGGAAACACAATCGAAATTGATTCAATTGCTTATGGGTTTGCATGCTGGGTATGAACATGTTCAGTCGTCTCTCTTGTCTATGGAACCTTTGCCACCCATAAACAAAGCATTAGGTGTCTTGCAAAAGATAGAATGCCAGAAATCTATTAATGATAGTTATGGTTCTGCTGTTACTGAGAATGTTGCTTATGTTGCCAAGAAAAGGTTTAATGGTCATAAGACAGCTGAGGACAATAACAGAAACAAAAAATCTAAAGATAATTTTGGTCAGGCTGCAGTTGTTGGGCAGTTTGATAATCCACCTTGTGCTCAGTGTGGGAAGACAAATCATAAAACTGCAGACTGTTTTCAGCTACAAACATGTCTATTTTGTGAAATTAAGGGTCACATAATTGAGCATTGTTATAAGAGTAAGGCATGGAAAGCCAAACAAGCAAAGAAATCCAGTAATTCTGCTGAAACTGTCACACCAGCACCTCCACCACCAAAGACTGCCAGTAATGTTGAAGTTAGTCACAATCAGGATGCTGAGTATGCTGCAGTTTATGGTTCTGTTCCTTCTTGTGCTGGCCAGTATGGCAATTTTAATCCTTTTTACCCTACTTTATATGGTTACAATAATCCAATGGGTTCATTTCAAGCTTCTCAGATACCTTCTGCACCTGTTGATGCATCTGTTGCTTCTCAAGTTTCACCAGACATTGTGCAGGGCATTGTTGATTCAGTAACACACAAGGTTCTACAAGCTTTGTCTGAGAAGACTTCTTCTTCTAATTCTGATGGACCAGCTTCTCAACCTTTTAGTCATTTTGCAGGTATCACTCTTCCCTACTCTTATGCTAATTATGGGTCTTCCAATTATAAAGATTGGGTTATTGACACTGGAGCATCTGATCATATGACATCAGATATTTCCTTGTTGCATAATATTGTAGTTCTGTcccatcctttgtttgttgctttACCTGATGGGACACTGAAACCAGTACATAAAACTGGGACAGTTTACTTAACTTCAGATATTATTTTGTTTGATGTCTTGCTTATACCTGATTTTCAACCTAACCTCTTGTCTGTTGGAAAATTGATAACCAGGTCTAACTTAACTGTCACTTTTTTACATGATGCTTGTTTATTTCAGGACCATTCAAGTAAAACTACTATTGCTTATGGTAAAAGATGTGGAGACTTGTACAAACTTAGAGTGTTCAATAATCACAATGCTTGTAATAATGCATCCTTTGTTCATTCTGTTAACAAAATAAATGTAGATTTATTTCATTCTAGGCTTGGCCATTCTTCTATTGAGAAGTTAAAACATGTACATCCTGCTACTATGAAGAATGTTAATAaattgttttgtgaaacttgtatTTTAGCCAAACATCATTCTTTGCCTTTTAATAGAAGTGCTTCACATGCTGTTAAATGCTTTGATCTTGTTCATATGGACTTGTGGGGACCATATAAACAGGCTGATAG is a genomic window containing:
- the LOC141631167 gene encoding uncharacterized protein LOC141631167, with amino-acid sequence MSQPEPDSLFSPLDDPLFLSHTDQPGLKLSETVFDGSNFCHWQREIIQALLSKKKIGFISGECMLPEKTDKRYNAWIRCDIFVSRWIKNSMIKTLQDNFQYTQSSKHLWSELVERFGQLNVLELYQLKTELANVKQENASLIDYYSKIKGLWENIDHMDPVPQCICGIITKCTCNLLKRLVERETQSKLIQLLMGLHAGYEHVQSSLLSMEPLPPINKALGVLQKIECQKSINDSYGSAVTENVAYVAKKRFNGHKTAEDNNRNKKSKDNFGQAAVVGQFDNPPCAQCGKTNHKTADCFQLQTCLFCEIKGHIIEHCYKSKAWKAKQAKKSSNSAETVTPAPPPPKTASNVEVSHNQDAEYAAVYGSVPSCAGQYGNFNPFYPTLYGYNNPMGSFQASQIPSAPVDASVASQVSPDIVQGIVDSVTHKVLQALSEKTSSSNSDGPASQPFSHFAGITLPYSYANYGSSNYKDWVIDTGASDHMTSDISLLHNIVVLSHPLFVALPDGTLKPVHKTGTVYLTSDIILFDVLLIPDFQPNLLSVGKLITRSNLTVTFLHDACLFQDHSSKTTIAYGKRCGDLYKLRVFNNHNACNNASFVHSVNKINVDLFHSRLGHSSIEKLKHVHPATMKNVNKLFCETCILAKHHSLPFNRSASHAVKCFDLVHMDLWGPYKQADRTGAQSFLTILDDYSRCTWTFLVQQKTQVPNLIVNFINLVET